DNA from Deinococcus koreensis:
CAGGGAGCCTATCCGGGCACGGGGATCGGCTTGGCGGTGTGCAAGAAGATCGTGGAGCGCCACGGTGGCCAGTTGTGGGTGGAGAGCACGCCGGGCGAGGGCAGTACCTTCCTGTTTACCCTGCCTGCAGGCTGAGGCCACGGCTGGTGCCATCGTGACGATGGGGTGCCGACCAGTCTGCCCGAGGGTCAGACCCCGGGGCCAACCAGGAACAACGTCAGGTGCGAGCTTGGCATCTCAAGCGAATTCGACCGGAGGCGGCTCGGCTTTCTCCCGGTCGGAAAGGCCATACAGGGCGCCGGACTGGACTGAAAGGCGTCCGGTTCGCTGGTGCCCGGTTTCAGACCAAGCAGGTTGAGATGTTCGGCCGTGGCGAGGTGGGAGGGGGGTGGTTCGGGGATGCCCCAGGGTGAAGGGATACTGAAGGCAGCTGGGTCACGCCACATCCTCAGCAGCCTGTGACCGCTCACAATGCGGCACTCTTTTCCCTGGCCCCCAGTTTTCCCACTCTCCCCCTGGAGGACACCGTGCGACCCATCCCCACCCGTCTGCGCCGATTGTCCCGCGCCGTCAGCCTGCTGACGGCCCTGATCGCCACCCCCGCCCTCGCCCAACCGGCCACCACGGTTCGGCTGGGGTTTTTTCCCAACCTCACCCACGCGCCCGCACTGGTCGGGCTGGAGCGTGGCACCTTCCAGAAGGCGCTGGGCACCGTGAAGCTGGAGGCCAAGGAGTTCGTCTCGGGCACCACCCTCTCCGAGGCCTTCGCCGCCGGGCAGATCGACATTGCCTACATCGGCCCAGGCCCGGCCATCAACGCCGCCACGCGCGGGATGCCGGTGCAGTTCCTGGCCGGGGCCAGCGAGGCCGGCGCCGTGCTGGTCGCCCGCAAGGACAGCGCCATCAAGACCTATAAAGACCTCGCGGGGAAGGTCGTGTCGGTGCCCAGCCTGGGCAACACCCAGGACATCAGTCTGCGCCACATCCTGAGCGAACAGGGGTTGAAGTCGAAGGCGGACGGCGGCGACGTGACCATCGTGCCCATCCCGCCCGCCGACACCATCGCGGCCTTTGCAGGCAAGCGGGCCGACGCCACGCTCGTGCCCGAGCCCTGGGGCGCGGCCCTGGAGGCCCAGGGCCACCGGGTGATCGGCACGGAGAAGACCGTGTGGCAGGGCGGAAAGTATCCCACCACCATCGTGATCGTAAATACCAGGTTTGCCGAGGCGAACCCAGCCCTGGTGACGGCCTTCCTGAAGGCACACACGGAGGCTGTGACCTTCCTGACCAAGCAGCCGGCCGCCGCGCAGGCCTCCGTGAACAGCGAGTTGGAGAAGCTGACCGGCGCGAAGCTCGATCCACGGGTGCTGCAGCGCGCCTTCGCGCGCACGCGCTTCACGACCGCGCTCGACGCCGACGCGCTCAGAGAGTACGCCGCGCTGAACGTCGAGGCTGGCTACGCCCGTTCGGCACCTGACCTCGCGCCGTTCCTGAGGAAGTAGCCGGTGCTGGAAGTTGGCGTCTTCCCAGGGGCGCGATTCGAAGTCCGGCAACCTGGCAGTTCTGGCGCTCATCAGCGGTGGAACGGCCATGCTCATCACAGAGGCGGCCTCTGGACAGCAGGGGCCACGCCCTGCGACCCCCGACCCCCATGGTGAGTGAGGCGCACGCCCGGTTACTCCAGTGGATCCGTGTGGGGTCACTGCTGGAGCGCACGGACACCACCGGACGCGGGACGGTGGTCGAGTGCGTGATGGGCGGAACGGTGGTGACTCTGTCCGACCTCGACACGCTCGTGGCTCAGGAGCTCATCGAGCTCCTGAGCACGTGGAACATTGAGAACTACGGGTATGTCCGATACGGTCTGACCCCTCTGGGGCTGAGCGTCCTTCATGCCTATGAGCAACACGGCGTAGGGTGACGGGGTTCGGTGTCCCGGTAGGCGGAGCGGTATCTCCGGAATCAGACCTTGATGAACTCTTGCACACCCAGCACGAACAGCACCGCGCCGCCGACCGGCACCTCGATGGGCTGACTGCTCAGACCCTCGCTCTGCTCGCCCACCGGCACGTTCGGGGCGACCAGGCGGATGCGGGTGCGGCAGGTCTGGGCGACGTGCCGCTTGAGTTCGTCCAGGCGCGCGTCCTCCAGGCCGATCATCAGGGTGGTGTTGCCTTCCCTCAGGAAGCCGCCGGTGCTGGCCAGCTTGGTCACCTCGAAGGCGTGCTCGGACAGCACCCGCATCAGCGCGGACGCGTCGGCATCCTGAATGATGGCCAGCACGAGCTTCATGGAATCAGGTTACCAAAGGGCCCCTGAGGACTCTTGAGGCAGAGCGGTCGAGCGCTCCTTCGTGCCGGTCGTCCACGCCGAGCCCACTCCAACGGACGTTTGGGCCGCCATTCCGAACAGGGCGATCAGGCCAAATCTGAACACCACCCTACGGACACGTGGGGCCGAGGCCTGCTGCGCGCGGGCGGCGGCCAGGATCAGCAGCGACACTGAGAGGAGCATGACGGGCGGAACGAACAGCCCCTCGGCCAGGCTGCCCCAGCGATCCGCCTCGTCTGCCCCCCAGTGCACGGGAACCCGCTCAGCCCGACGTGGGAGAGCCCAGACGCCCACGGCAAAGCTCACCGCGAGCGGAAGCAGGGGGAGTCCTGCGGGCCAGGGCCGGCCACGCCTCTCACGCCCCTCCTGGATCCAGGACAGGCCGCCGTCCCAGGGCGGTGACCGCCTGCACCCCGATGGCCTGACCGAATTCCTGCTCCCCGAACAGCACCTCGTCCGCGCCCAGTTCCTGCAGGCTCTGCTGGGTGTGCTCGTCATGCGTGCGCGCGATGACGTGTACCTGAGCACTCACGCGTCGGACGTGCTCCGTAATCAATTGCGCCTGCAGGGCGTCCGGCGTGGCGACGACCACCACGCCCGCCTGCGCCAGCCCCGCCTGACGCAGCACCTGCGTGCGGGCGGCGTCCCCGTAGATCACGCTCAGGCCCTGGGCGCGCAGCTCCTCGACCAGCGCGTCGTCCTGCTCCACGACCACGAAGGGCAACCGCCGGGCCTGCAGGGCCTGGCCCACGAGGCGGCCGACGCGTCCGTACCCCAC
Protein-coding regions in this window:
- a CDS encoding ABC transporter substrate-binding protein, whose product is MRPIPTRLRRLSRAVSLLTALIATPALAQPATTVRLGFFPNLTHAPALVGLERGTFQKALGTVKLEAKEFVSGTTLSEAFAAGQIDIAYIGPGPAINAATRGMPVQFLAGASEAGAVLVARKDSAIKTYKDLAGKVVSVPSLGNTQDISLRHILSEQGLKSKADGGDVTIVPIPPADTIAAFAGKRADATLVPEPWGAALEAQGHRVIGTEKTVWQGGKYPTTIVIVNTRFAEANPALVTAFLKAHTEAVTFLTKQPAAAQASVNSELEKLTGAKLDPRVLQRAFARTRFTTALDADALREYAALNVEAGYARSAPDLAPFLRK
- a CDS encoding cyclic-di-AMP receptor, whose product is MKLVLAIIQDADASALMRVLSEHAFEVTKLASTGGFLREGNTTLMIGLEDARLDELKRHVAQTCRTRIRLVAPNVPVGEQSEGLSSQPIEVPVGGAVLFVLGVQEFIKV
- a CDS encoding DUF1648 domain-containing protein, which translates into the protein MSFAVGVWALPRRAERVPVHWGADEADRWGSLAEGLFVPPVMLLSVSLLILAAARAQQASAPRVRRVVFRFGLIALFGMAAQTSVGVGSAWTTGTKERSTALPQESSGALW
- a CDS encoding NAD-binding protein; this translates as MIVGYGRVGRLVGQALQARRLPFVVVEQDDALVEELRAQGLSVIYGDAARTQVLRQAGLAQAGVVVVATPDALQAQLITEHVRRVSAQVHVIARTHDEHTQQSLQELGADEVLFGEQEFGQAIGVQAVTALGRRPVLDPGGA